The following are encoded in a window of Bos indicus isolate NIAB-ARS_2022 breed Sahiwal x Tharparkar chromosome 7, NIAB-ARS_B.indTharparkar_mat_pri_1.0, whole genome shotgun sequence genomic DNA:
- the LOC139183960 gene encoding olfactory receptor 7A10-like, which translates to MQLGNDTEISEFLFLGFSQEPELQALIFGLFLSMYLITVFGNLLIILAVSSDAHLHTPMYFFLSNLSFVDICFTSTTIPKMLWNIQTQSKVITYEGCITQMYFFLLSALLDIFLLTVMAYDRFVAICHPLHYMVIMNPRLCFLLVLVSWTISVLNSLLQILILLQLSFCTILEIHDFFCDLSQITQLACSDTFLNNMVIYLTVVLLGGGPLAGILYSYSKIVSCICRISTVQGKYKAFSTCASHLSVVSLFFCTSLGVYLSSAVTHSSHSRATASVMYTVVTPMLNPFIYSLRNKDIKGALKRFSVMASLKRSIILGLEKCPRLQISKSQSQ; encoded by the coding sequence ATGCAATTGGGGAATGATACAGAAATTTCAGAGtttctttttctgggattctcACAGGAACCAGAACTGCAGGCTCTCATATTTGGACTGTTCCTCTCCATGTACCTGATCACCGTGtttggaaacctgctcatcatcctggcaGTCAGCTCAGACGCCCACCTACatacccccatgtacttcttcctctccaacctatCCTTTGTAGACATCTGTTTCACCTCTACCACTATCCCAAAGATGTTGTGGAACATCCAGACCCAGAGCAAAGTTATAACCTATGAAGGCTGCATCacacaaatgtattttttcctacTCTCTGCATTATTGGACATCTTCCTTCTcacagtgatggcctatgaccgctttgTGGCCATCTGTCACCCCCTGCACTACATGGTCATTATGAACCCTCGGCTCTGCTTTCTGCTGGTTCTGGTGTCCTGGACCATCAGTGTCCTGAATTCCTtgttacaaattttaattttgttacagCTTTCTTTTTGCACTATTTTGGAAATCCATGACTTTTTTTGTGACCTCAGTCAGATAACCCAACTTGCCTGTTCTGACACCTTTCTTAATAATATGGTAATATATCTTACAGTTGTGCTTCTGGGTGGTGGTCCCCTGGCTGGTATCCTTTATTCTTACTCAAAGATAGTTTCCTGTATATGCAGAATCTCAACAGTTCAGGGgaagtataaagcattttccacctgTGCATCTCACCTCTCAGTCGTCTCCTTATTCTTTTGTACAAGCCTGGGAGTGTATCTTAGCTCTGCTGTTACCCACAGCTCACACTCACGTGCAACAGCCTCggtgatgtacactgtggtcacacccatgctgaacccctttaTCTACAGTCTGAGAAACAAAGACATAAAGGGGGCTCTGAAAAGATTCTCTGTGATGGCAAGTCTAAAAAGGTCAATTATTCTGGGTTTGGAGAAGTGCCCAAGATTGCAGATTTCAAAGTCTCAGAGTCAgtag